A genomic region of Cloacibacillus sp. contains the following coding sequences:
- a CDS encoding AMP-binding protein, protein MLEHWTAYQPELAKSYEEKGYWKSENFSQVFDNIAERFWNKEALVGGEQRFTYGELKQGSDRLALHFLNMGLKHEDRVIVQLTNIPEFVFIYLALQKIGVIPVMCLAQHRYTEISQIAAKAKAVGYIIPGYANKYNYAELADQVASELPYMKFKMIAGLGQEIPDGYVYINDLLSVAAEGEGDPELLAKHLPDPHDVCILLLSGGTTGIPKLIPREYNAYRYVAEESSRELGYNMYTVQLAVAPVAHNMVLAAPGIQGAFSFGGKVVMSTSAKTEDICKLIEKEKITHIPMVPAMIINMLNFEDRGKYDLSSWEIVINGGSKIEPVVAARVCPELGCRLVSQFGMSEGTITQTSLFDEEDVIYNTIGFPVSPADEWKIIDKDDGSLIAASVHDGSALFIGDTEKPGEIIFRGPYTIRGYYDAYEHNQKAFTEDGFYRSGDLAAVHKSGRGFVIMGRIKDAINRGGEKFSCEEVENLVLKYEKVHDAALVPMPDHVLGEKACLFVSLRNPEDTLTLKEILEFLAGKLAKFKLPERLEIRHDLPHTNIGKVRKEELRQEIYAIMAEEEKNKA, encoded by the coding sequence ATGCTAGAACATTGGACAGCGTATCAACCCGAACTTGCAAAATCATACGAAGAAAAAGGCTATTGGAAGTCGGAAAACTTCTCACAGGTCTTTGATAATATCGCCGAGCGTTTTTGGAATAAAGAGGCGCTTGTAGGTGGCGAGCAGCGTTTTACATACGGCGAGCTTAAACAGGGATCTGACCGCCTCGCACTGCATTTTCTTAATATGGGGCTCAAGCACGAAGACAGAGTTATAGTTCAGCTCACAAACATTCCAGAGTTTGTTTTTATCTACCTCGCACTTCAGAAAATCGGAGTTATTCCCGTTATGTGCTTGGCACAGCACAGATATACGGAGATATCACAGATCGCAGCAAAGGCAAAGGCGGTCGGATATATTATACCCGGTTATGCCAATAAATATAACTATGCAGAATTGGCAGATCAAGTCGCATCAGAACTTCCCTATATGAAATTCAAGATGATAGCCGGCCTGGGACAGGAAATACCGGACGGATATGTATATATCAATGATCTGCTGTCTGTTGCGGCGGAAGGCGAAGGCGACCCGGAGCTTTTAGCAAAGCACCTTCCTGACCCGCATGACGTATGTATTCTTCTTCTTTCTGGAGGAACGACAGGCATACCTAAACTCATCCCTCGCGAGTACAACGCATACCGCTATGTAGCGGAGGAATCAAGCCGCGAACTTGGCTATAACATGTACACAGTGCAGCTTGCGGTGGCACCCGTAGCTCATAATATGGTACTTGCAGCGCCAGGCATTCAGGGAGCGTTTTCGTTCGGAGGCAAGGTCGTGATGTCTACCTCCGCAAAAACTGAGGATATCTGCAAGCTCATCGAAAAAGAAAAAATCACTCATATCCCCATGGTCCCCGCAATGATAATCAATATGCTGAACTTTGAAGACAGAGGCAAGTATGACCTTTCTTCATGGGAAATAGTCATAAACGGCGGTTCAAAAATAGAACCGGTCGTAGCGGCTCGCGTCTGTCCTGAATTAGGCTGTAGGTTGGTTTCGCAGTTCGGGATGTCCGAAGGCACCATTACTCAGACAAGCCTTTTTGATGAAGAAGATGTTATCTACAATACGATAGGTTTTCCCGTATCTCCAGCCGACGAATGGAAAATAATAGATAAGGACGACGGTTCGTTGATAGCGGCCAGCGTGCATGACGGAAGCGCGCTCTTTATTGGTGATACAGAAAAACCTGGGGAGATAATCTTCCGTGGCCCATATACGATCCGAGGTTACTACGACGCCTATGAACATAATCAGAAAGCTTTCACAGAAGACGGCTTCTACCGTTCCGGCGACCTCGCCGCGGTGCATAAGAGCGGGCGCGGCTTCGTCATCATGGGACGCATCAAGGACGCCATTAACCGCGGAGGCGAAAAGTTCAGCTGCGAAGAGGTCGAAAATCTCGTCCTTAAATACGAAAAGGTACACGACGCGGCCCTTGTCCCTATGCCGGATCATGTACTCGGTGAGAAAGCCTGCCTTTTTGTATCGCTTAGAAACCCAGAGGACACGTTGACGCTGAAAGAAATATTGGAGTTCCTCGCGGGGAAACTTGCTAAATTCAAGCTGCCGGAACGTCTTGAGATACGCCACGACCTCCCGCACACAAATATAGGAAAAGTAAGAAAAGAAGAGCTGCGCCAGGAAATATACGCGATCATGGCGGAGGAAGAAAAAAATAAAGCATAA
- a CDS encoding MarR family transcriptional regulator, whose product MDSNERLNGKLIIALGRTYRNAHRSSNELFREKGLTLPQFTVLELLYNRGEQTVQQIINKVLSSSGNITVVVRNLEHMELVERRENPEDRRSYLIDITQKGRSLMDEIFKKHMANINEAFSRLTTEEKEQIVSLLKKLK is encoded by the coding sequence ATGGATTCAAATGAACGTTTAAACGGAAAGCTCATCATCGCTCTGGGACGTACCTATCGCAACGCACATAGAAGCTCAAACGAGCTTTTTCGCGAGAAGGGGCTGACGCTTCCTCAGTTCACAGTTCTGGAGCTGTTGTATAACAGGGGAGAACAGACGGTACAGCAGATCATAAACAAAGTTCTTTCCAGCAGCGGTAACATCACAGTGGTGGTCAGGAACCTTGAGCACATGGAGTTAGTCGAACGGAGGGAAAACCCAGAAGACCGACGCTCCTATCTCATCGACATCACTCAAAAGGGCCGGTCGCTTATGGACGAGATTTTCAAAAAACATATGGCGAACATAAACGAGGCGTTTTCCAGACTGACGACAGAGGAAAAAGAACAGATCGTAAGTCTCCTTAAAAAGTTGAAATAA
- a CDS encoding AAA family ATPase has product MIKKIIIYDGPKVNFKKHLPRKLTMTTISELAIYSDRKMREHTFKMQSRKLDAEVERGEHKPHIPCLVGFSDEYAALSSSALNAFLSFIGQFEIDILCLQNPPMQIRAQFQNLHSRVKEIEYPYARLDLDILKEIYNGYSRKIIGQERALLSILTALYPLAAQKRDKPAVLLFYGPTGVGKSETAKYLSGVMGQPLFRRQFSMFHSGEFATYLFGARHTEISLAKELMERESEIILFDEFDKPSPIFHSAFYQLFDEGIYEDKNYRANARGAVIICTSNYLSAEEAREKLGAPLFARFDAAISFNNLSNAALDKILRIKCESECSALSESERSLVSAEVLYDQLRENLSGTDGARGVEHQVRAALSLRLLESALN; this is encoded by the coding sequence ATGATAAAAAAAATCATTATATACGACGGCCCTAAAGTAAATTTCAAAAAACATCTGCCGAGAAAACTCACAATGACTACTATCAGTGAGCTTGCCATTTACAGTGACAGGAAAATGCGTGAGCACACATTTAAGATGCAGAGCAGAAAACTCGACGCTGAGGTTGAAAGAGGCGAACATAAACCGCATATCCCGTGCCTTGTCGGCTTCTCAGATGAATATGCGGCGCTCAGTTCAAGCGCTCTCAACGCGTTTTTAAGTTTTATCGGTCAGTTTGAGATAGACATACTGTGTCTTCAGAACCCGCCGATGCAGATAAGAGCGCAATTTCAAAACCTGCACAGTAGGGTCAAAGAGATAGAATATCCATACGCGCGACTGGATCTGGATATACTAAAGGAAATATACAACGGCTATTCCAGAAAAATAATCGGACAGGAGAGAGCTCTGCTATCCATACTGACGGCGCTCTACCCTCTTGCCGCACAGAAGAGGGATAAGCCGGCGGTGCTTCTTTTTTACGGCCCCACTGGCGTAGGCAAATCTGAGACCGCTAAATATTTGAGCGGCGTAATGGGACAGCCGCTCTTTCGCAGGCAATTTTCTATGTTCCACAGTGGAGAGTTCGCGACATATCTCTTTGGCGCAAGGCATACGGAAATTTCCCTTGCAAAAGAATTGATGGAGCGCGAGTCAGAGATAATTTTATTTGACGAATTTGACAAGCCGAGCCCAATCTTTCACAGCGCATTCTATCAGCTGTTTGATGAAGGGATATACGAGGACAAGAACTATAGGGCCAACGCACGCGGGGCGGTGATCATCTGTACGTCGAACTACCTATCGGCTGAGGAGGCGCGGGAAAAACTTGGAGCGCCTCTTTTTGCCAGATTTGACGCAGCTATCTCCTTCAACAATCTCTCCAACGCGGCGCTTGATAAGATACTCCGAATCAAATGTGAAAGTGAATGTTCAGCGCTTTCGGAAAGCGAACGCAGCTTAGTCTCGGCCGAAGTTTTGTACGATCAGCTCAGAGAAAATTTATCCGGCACGGACGGCGCTCGCGGTGTCGAGCATCAAGTCCGAGCCGCGTTGTCTCTGAGGCTGTTGGAATCCGCGCTTAATTAG
- a CDS encoding nitrilase-related carbon-nitrogen hydrolase, with translation MKASLIQLKMNKDEGREALLSRVMAMVDSCAGSDLIVLPELWHAGILSYETIYDIAESKYGALMTLVSEKAKELKAFIHCGSFVNRIGDKLFNTSILFDRNGNDVAEYRKIHLFSCIGRESVMFSHGDKIVVAETELGKIGLAICYDARFPELFRQMTCEYGAEIFIVPAAWNSLRGNAFRMLNRVRAMENSAVLLSCNLTGPYKSLQMAGSSAVLDTWGEPLAALEEEEEILHAKFCVEDIRRMRADFPVFNDIRLLRKPDFARSN, from the coding sequence ATGAAAGCATCGCTTATACAGCTTAAAATGAACAAAGACGAGGGCCGAGAGGCGCTGTTGTCCAGAGTTATGGCTATGGTTGATTCCTGCGCGGGATCTGATCTTATTGTATTGCCTGAACTCTGGCATGCTGGAATACTGAGTTATGAAACGATATACGATATCGCGGAGTCAAAATACGGGGCCCTTATGACCCTAGTATCCGAGAAGGCCAAAGAACTCAAAGCCTTTATTCACTGCGGGAGTTTTGTAAATCGAATCGGCGATAAATTATTCAATACCAGCATCCTTTTTGACAGAAACGGAAATGACGTAGCGGAATACAGGAAAATACACCTTTTTTCATGCATAGGAAGAGAATCTGTGATGTTTTCCCACGGCGATAAAATAGTGGTAGCGGAAACCGAGCTTGGGAAAATCGGCCTTGCCATTTGCTATGACGCCAGATTTCCGGAATTGTTCAGGCAAATGACCTGCGAATATGGGGCCGAAATATTCATAGTGCCGGCGGCCTGGAATTCATTACGCGGCAACGCGTTTCGGATGTTAAACAGAGTGCGCGCTATGGAAAATTCAGCGGTGCTTCTGTCGTGCAACCTTACCGGGCCCTATAAATCCCTTCAAATGGCCGGCAGCAGCGCTGTTCTTGACACATGGGGAGAGCCTTTAGCGGCGCTTGAAGAAGAGGAAGAAATACTGCACGCAAAATTCTGCGTGGAAGATATACGCCGGATGCGCGCAGATTTTCCTGTATTTAATGACATACGTCTGCTGAGAAAACCAGATTTCGCCCGTTCTAATTAA
- the buk gene encoding butyrate kinase yields the protein MSYKILVLNTGSTSTKMAVYIDGERALQKEFEHTKPFLEKYPYMADQLPMRQELADQFTKEALERFGAFDAIVARGGILPPIHSGGYEINDVMVDYLLNVCQEEHASNVAACIAYELRGKYGIPHAYIYDGISTDELEPIARISGIPDMPRVSITHCLNMRATAHRAAADLKKDYDKCTFIVAHLGGGISMTLHKNGRVADVVGDDEGPFSPERAGGQQIIQLVKFLVRKNKVDMRDKLRVMRGDSGLFGYLGTSDARAVEKMIAAGDEEAKLIYDAMALQIAKSIANLSASVCGEADAVVLTGGLVHSKMLTDEIKRRIGFIAPVMLYPGENEMESLAHGAFRILKGEEKAGVFEYEA from the coding sequence ATGTCATATAAAATTTTGGTATTGAATACTGGTTCGACCTCAACAAAAATGGCGGTCTATATAGACGGAGAAAGGGCTTTACAAAAAGAGTTTGAACATACGAAGCCGTTTCTTGAAAAATATCCATACATGGCGGACCAGCTTCCGATGAGACAGGAGCTCGCCGACCAGTTTACAAAGGAGGCCTTAGAGCGTTTCGGCGCATTTGACGCCATAGTCGCGCGCGGAGGCATCCTTCCGCCGATACATTCAGGCGGATATGAAATAAACGACGTCATGGTGGACTACCTTCTGAACGTCTGTCAGGAAGAGCACGCCTCAAACGTCGCGGCCTGCATAGCCTACGAGCTGCGCGGCAAATACGGCATACCGCACGCCTACATCTACGACGGCATCTCGACGGACGAGCTGGAGCCGATTGCGCGCATAAGCGGCATACCCGACATGCCGCGCGTTTCCATCACACACTGCCTCAACATGCGGGCCACCGCGCACCGCGCAGCCGCCGACTTAAAAAAGGATTATGACAAATGCACCTTCATAGTAGCGCACCTTGGCGGCGGCATCTCCATGACTCTGCATAAAAACGGCCGCGTGGCGGACGTCGTAGGCGACGATGAAGGCCCCTTCTCGCCGGAGCGCGCCGGAGGCCAACAGATAATCCAGCTTGTTAAATTCCTTGTGAGGAAAAACAAGGTCGACATGCGCGACAAACTTCGCGTCATGCGCGGCGACAGCGGCCTCTTCGGATATCTAGGTACAAGCGACGCGCGCGCCGTCGAAAAAATGATAGCCGCCGGAGACGAAGAGGCAAAACTTATCTACGACGCAATGGCGCTTCAAATAGCCAAATCAATAGCGAACCTATCCGCCTCCGTCTGCGGCGAAGCGGACGCCGTCGTACTCACGGGCGGCCTCGTTCATTCAAAGATGCTGACCGACGAAATAAAGCGTCGCATAGGCTTCATAGCGCCGGTTATGCTCTACCCCGGAGAAAACGAAATGGAGTCCCTCGCGCACGGCGCCTTCCGCATTCTTAAAGGAGAAGAGAAAGCCGGCGTCTTCGAGTACGAAGCTTAA